A stretch of Thermodesulfobacteriota bacterium DNA encodes these proteins:
- a CDS encoding acylphosphatase, with the protein MAKERVNIIVHGRVQGVFYRARTKEKAIELDLNGWVKNRIDGTVEIVAEGKKEDLERMVDWSKQGPKHAHVTKIEVKWQPFMDEFSDFTVKY; encoded by the coding sequence ATGGCTAAAGAAAGGGTCAACATCATAGTGCACGGGAGAGTCCAAGGTGTATTCTATAGAGCAAGGACTAAAGAAAAAGCAATAGAGCTTGACCTTAATGGATGGGTAAAGAACAGAATTGACGGCACTGTTGAAATCGTAGCGGAAGGTAAGAAAGAAGACCTCGAAAGAATGGTGGATTGGAGCAAACAAGGACCTAAGCACGCACATGTAACCAAGATCGAAGTCAAATGGCAGCCATTTATGGACGAATTCAGTGATTTCACGGTAAAATATTAA